A window of Novipirellula caenicola contains these coding sequences:
- a CDS encoding protein-L-isoaspartate(D-aspartate) O-methyltransferase — MSFSNDVPAFIKSICIFGSLVLAFLIRSEETSADDLYTILRERLVEDRIASAGVKDSRVLDAIRNTERHEFVPKSQRERAYLDMALPIGDSQTISSPFTVASMTEAIEPEPTDKVLEIGTGSGYQAAVLSPLVEHVYSIEIVDELGRRAAETLSRLGYENVSTRIGDGFLGWPDAAPFDKIIVTCSPESVPQPLIDQLREGGLMIIPVGQRYQQTLYRMQKVDGKLVRQALHPTLFVPMTGEAEETRRELPDPTNPVVVNGNFETLPTPEQSSTEDFVPGWYYGRQVSQVTPGSESASEGTLSSSGSPRATVPEGATFVRFENETSGLSSHLLQGIAIDGREVSMIRLSGRVQIENVKIGPDPESLPMIAISLYDEQRRDLGAYWLGPFRGTRSWREVSRLVRIPHQTREAILRIGLFGATGKAEFDAIAIEKVD, encoded by the coding sequence ATGAGTTTTTCTAATGACGTTCCGGCGTTTATCAAATCTATCTGTATCTTCGGGAGTCTGGTTTTGGCGTTTTTGATTCGCAGTGAAGAAACGTCGGCGGACGATCTGTATACGATTTTGCGAGAGCGTTTGGTCGAAGACCGGATCGCCTCGGCCGGGGTCAAGGACTCTCGCGTGCTCGACGCGATTCGAAATACCGAGCGACATGAATTTGTCCCCAAAAGCCAACGAGAGAGGGCATATTTGGACATGGCGCTGCCGATTGGCGATTCGCAGACGATTAGCAGCCCGTTTACCGTGGCGTCGATGACAGAGGCGATCGAGCCCGAACCCACCGACAAAGTGCTCGAAATCGGTACCGGCAGCGGTTACCAAGCGGCTGTGCTTAGCCCGTTGGTCGAGCATGTCTATTCGATCGAGATCGTTGATGAATTGGGACGCCGAGCCGCCGAGACGCTCTCGCGTTTGGGCTACGAGAATGTGTCCACGCGAATTGGTGATGGGTTTCTCGGTTGGCCCGATGCCGCGCCATTTGACAAGATCATCGTCACTTGCAGCCCTGAATCGGTACCGCAGCCTTTGATCGATCAACTTCGCGAAGGCGGGCTGATGATCATTCCCGTCGGCCAGCGCTATCAGCAGACGTTGTATCGAATGCAAAAGGTCGACGGGAAATTGGTCCGCCAAGCACTGCACCCCACTCTGTTTGTCCCGATGACCGGCGAAGCCGAAGAGACTCGCCGCGAATTACCCGATCCGACCAATCCGGTGGTCGTTAACGGGAATTTCGAGACGCTGCCGACGCCGGAACAGAGTTCGACCGAAGATTTTGTTCCTGGGTGGTACTACGGACGCCAAGTTAGCCAGGTCACGCCCGGCTCGGAATCCGCCAGCGAGGGGACGCTGTCGTCATCCGGATCGCCACGAGCGACGGTGCCTGAGGGCGCGACGTTCGTGCGATTTGAGAACGAGACATCGGGGTTGAGTTCACATTTGTTGCAGGGGATTGCGATCGACGGCCGCGAAGTGTCCATGATCCGGTTGAGTGGCCGCGTGCAAATCGAGAATGTGAAAATTGGCCCCGACCCCGAATCACTGCCCATGATCGCAATCAGTTTGTACGACGAACAACGCCGTGATTTGGGAGCCTATTGGCTCGGACCGTTCCGAGGGACCCGGTCATGGCGCGAAGTGAGCCGTTTGGTGCGAATCCCTCATCAAACCCGCGAGGCCATTCTGCGGATCGGATTGTTCGGAGCGACTGGCAAGGCGGAGTTTGACGCCATTGCCATCGAAAAAGTGGATTGA
- the nadC gene encoding carboxylating nicotinate-nucleotide diphosphorylase: MTDYPRVEADSLLENDLRMLVRLSIAEDLRDAMDWTTVCLIDADRQGGCEIVPRGEGVCAGLATLPWIVDEFDASLEVTCLQEDGSDLVAGQSIARLTGNARDLLTCERTILNILSRMCGVATQTRRYAEVIASTRSRLYDTRKTTPGWRLLEKYAVGCGGGHNHRSGLHDGFLIKDNHLALAGDSSGPIAASTAAKKAIQWRGANVEHLVAPTMVEIEVDSLEQFRDVISTNPDIILLDNFSLESLREAVAIRDQQNSAVELEASGNVTIDTIAEIAKTGVERISCGALTHQATWLDLGFDWFDQSLS, encoded by the coding sequence ATGACTGATTATCCCCGCGTCGAAGCTGACTCGCTGCTCGAAAATGATTTGCGAATGTTGGTTCGACTTTCGATCGCCGAAGACCTCCGTGATGCAATGGACTGGACGACGGTCTGCTTGATCGACGCCGATCGCCAAGGCGGTTGCGAAATCGTGCCTCGCGGCGAGGGCGTCTGCGCGGGACTAGCGACGCTGCCGTGGATTGTGGATGAATTTGATGCATCATTGGAAGTCACGTGTTTGCAAGAGGATGGATCGGATTTGGTCGCCGGTCAATCGATTGCACGCTTGACCGGCAATGCACGTGACTTGTTGACTTGCGAGCGAACGATTTTGAATATCCTCAGCCGGATGTGCGGAGTCGCAACACAGACCCGGCGTTACGCCGAAGTGATCGCATCGACTAGGTCACGATTGTACGACACTCGTAAAACCACACCGGGTTGGCGGTTGCTGGAAAAGTACGCCGTCGGGTGCGGTGGAGGCCATAACCACCGCAGCGGTTTGCACGACGGGTTCTTGATCAAAGACAACCATTTGGCGTTGGCAGGCGATTCGTCGGGACCGATTGCTGCCAGCACGGCCGCGAAAAAAGCGATTCAGTGGCGGGGTGCCAATGTGGAACACTTGGTAGCGCCAACGATGGTTGAGATCGAAGTCGATTCACTCGAGCAATTTCGCGACGTGATTTCAACAAATCCCGACATTATCTTGCTTGATAATTTCTCGCTCGAATCGCTGCGTGAAGCCGTGGCGATTCGCGACCAGCAAAATTCCGCGGTCGAACTCGAAGCCTCGGGCAATGTCACGATCGATACGATTGCCGAGATCGCTAAAACCGGTGTAGAGCGAATTAGTTGTGGCGCTTTGACACACCAAGCGACCTGGTTAGACCTCGGTTTTGACTGGTTCGATCAATCGTTGAGCTAG
- a CDS encoding HAD family phosphatase — protein MMKIAFVYFDLGNVIVSFDPKIAVGNVASRFGVDVAMAEQAIYRSGLQDRFEHGHVTGEEYAQLVRDLLAVSDSQMPTADLLDAISDMFTPIESMRNTVTKVHESGTRYGLLSNTCHAHWDWIARQTWQVSSLAWPVRVLSCEVSSMKPDHGIYQVAEELAGVSPEAILFLDDKPENVAAAIDRGWNAVQCFGGDQAEDALKTYGVIA, from the coding sequence ATGATGAAAATTGCATTTGTTTACTTCGATCTCGGCAACGTGATCGTTTCGTTTGATCCGAAAATTGCCGTCGGCAATGTCGCGAGTCGCTTTGGGGTGGACGTCGCGATGGCAGAACAGGCGATTTATCGGAGCGGATTGCAGGATCGCTTTGAACACGGCCATGTCACCGGCGAAGAATACGCTCAGCTGGTTCGTGATTTGCTGGCGGTTTCCGATTCGCAAATGCCGACCGCCGACCTGCTTGACGCGATCAGCGACATGTTCACGCCGATCGAATCGATGCGAAATACGGTCACGAAGGTCCACGAATCGGGAACACGTTATGGGTTGCTATCGAACACCTGTCACGCTCATTGGGACTGGATCGCCCGACAAACGTGGCAGGTTTCGTCGCTTGCGTGGCCTGTTCGTGTATTGAGTTGCGAAGTCAGCTCGATGAAGCCCGATCATGGGATTTATCAGGTGGCTGAAGAATTGGCCGGTGTTTCTCCCGAAGCGATCCTGTTTCTCGACGACAAACCTGAGAATGTGGCCGCGGCAATCGACCGAGGCTGGAATGCGGTCCAGTGTTTCGGAGGCGATCAAGCCGAGGATGCTCTGAAGACATATGGGGTGATCGCTTAG
- a CDS encoding TIGR03000 domain-containing protein: MAIRHFQVLTITASVVLFSSLPDSVQAGGSWGGSYGSSGGYSSSGGSSGGGLLSSYRARRYSAGSSGGSSGGSSGGYYSASSGGSSGGSSGGSSGGSSGGYSVSYASSGSSGGSSGGSTGGHVGPIRRLIAKMHAKRSSAGSSGGSSGGYASHGSSGGSSGGSYVRYASYSMSSGGSSGGSSGGSSGGVIYGHYSSPVSSGFDAGYESPVIESGYETYSAPIEGTIIDGSHDSGVSAPVQTSEDQSASTATETINDSTRYESAKPSIEQDSALLTVAVPSDATVTVNGHATTSEGNIRQFMSRGLKEGYVYTYVVNVDYTVNGEKQSDSKEIKLRPGDIEQIVFDLNEASDTASSEETVAPKTDEVVTVVKLHVPEDAKVVLAGNETAGQGSIRTFRTNQLKVGEQWTDYTVHVTAIVNGQPISKERTVDVIAGDTTELTFNFDDSSIAQR; this comes from the coding sequence TTGGCTATCAGGCATTTCCAGGTTTTGACCATCACCGCATCGGTGGTCCTATTCTCAAGCTTGCCGGATTCGGTTCAGGCAGGAGGTTCATGGGGAGGCAGCTACGGCTCGTCCGGTGGCTATTCTTCTTCGGGTGGATCCTCTGGCGGAGGATTATTGAGTAGCTATCGAGCCCGCCGATATTCGGCTGGCTCAAGTGGCGGGTCCAGCGGCGGTTCGTCCGGTGGATACTACAGCGCTTCGAGCGGCGGATCTTCCGGCGGTTCAAGTGGCGGTTCCTCCGGTGGATCTTCCGGCGGTTACTCGGTCTCGTATGCCTCCAGTGGAAGTTCGGGCGGCAGCTCGGGCGGGTCTACCGGCGGACACGTTGGACCGATTCGTCGATTGATCGCCAAGATGCACGCTAAACGTAGTTCGGCCGGCAGCAGCGGCGGGTCAAGTGGCGGCTACGCCAGCCATGGCAGTTCGGGCGGTAGCTCGGGTGGCAGCTATGTCCGCTACGCAAGCTACTCGATGAGCTCCGGCGGATCCTCTGGTGGCTCTTCGGGCGGATCGTCCGGTGGCGTGATCTACGGTCACTACTCGAGCCCAGTGTCGTCGGGTTTTGATGCAGGTTACGAATCTCCGGTCATCGAATCGGGCTACGAAACCTACTCGGCACCGATCGAAGGCACGATCATTGACGGCAGCCACGACTCGGGGGTCAGCGCTCCGGTTCAAACTTCCGAAGATCAATCCGCGTCGACCGCAACCGAAACGATCAACGACTCGACTCGTTACGAATCGGCCAAGCCAAGCATCGAGCAAGACTCAGCGCTTTTGACCGTGGCAGTGCCAAGTGACGCAACCGTCACCGTGAACGGCCATGCCACGACCAGCGAAGGCAACATTCGCCAGTTCATGTCTCGCGGGTTGAAGGAAGGTTACGTTTACACCTATGTCGTCAACGTCGACTACACCGTCAATGGCGAGAAGCAATCGGATTCCAAGGAAATCAAGCTTCGTCCCGGCGATATCGAGCAGATCGTATTCGATCTGAATGAAGCAAGCGACACGGCCAGCTCCGAAGAAACTGTGGCTCCGAAGACCGACGAAGTCGTAACGGTTGTCAAGTTGCACGTGCCCGAAGACGCAAAGGTCGTTCTGGCTGGCAATGAAACCGCGGGTCAAGGTTCGATTCGGACCTTCCGCACGAACCAATTGAAGGTTGGCGAACAGTGGACCGATTACACCGTCCACGTGACCGCGATCGTCAATGGTCAACCGATCAGCAAGGAACGCACCGTCGACGTGATTGCCGGTGATACCACCGAGCTGACGTTCAACTTCGACGATTCGTCGATTGCACAGCGTTAA
- a CDS encoding HTTM domain-containing protein: protein MNGSTVIGILKAWVLQLVAAWDRFWFTPRYSQVLAVLRIVTGAMLFYSHLVLAMQLSDFLGDHAWINNTTIAQLHDGAFGTSDMGRSYLWHLSNPLLLWLHHAVTLSITAAFAVGFMTRVTGPAAWFLQIMYIHRLTGTLFGLDQIVTYMAMYLMLTPSGSCFSVDAWLRERFSDRRQSNRKLAWLLPENRPSVAANVGTRLLQLHLCVIYLFGGLAKARGELWWDGTAIWFAVANYEYQSMNMTWIGRYPHVFSALTHLTLFWEVFYCALVWPRLSRPLVIAIAILVHGGIATALGMATFGLMMIAANCIFIEPKWLLLRSASEPLAAAEGTSAQEDSVTDTQVDDADLRQREEKLAADKEKLKQRVETLKKRERKVRRAAKKLREQGAGNHQELAELDEPLELD, encoded by the coding sequence ATGAACGGATCAACCGTGATCGGGATTTTAAAAGCATGGGTGCTGCAGTTGGTTGCCGCATGGGATCGATTCTGGTTCACGCCGCGGTATTCGCAGGTGTTAGCCGTATTGCGAATCGTGACCGGAGCCATGCTGTTCTATTCGCATCTCGTGCTGGCGATGCAGCTAAGCGATTTTCTTGGTGATCATGCATGGATCAACAACACGACCATCGCGCAGCTACACGATGGCGCGTTTGGTACATCGGATATGGGGCGTAGCTATCTGTGGCATCTGAGCAACCCGTTGTTGCTGTGGCTGCACCACGCCGTGACGCTGTCGATTACAGCGGCGTTTGCCGTCGGGTTCATGACTCGCGTGACTGGCCCAGCGGCTTGGTTTCTGCAAATCATGTACATCCACCGTTTAACGGGAACCCTGTTTGGGCTGGACCAAATTGTCACCTACATGGCGATGTATTTGATGCTGACGCCCAGCGGCAGTTGTTTCAGCGTCGACGCATGGCTTCGCGAACGTTTTTCCGACCGCCGCCAATCCAATCGCAAATTAGCGTGGCTGTTGCCCGAGAATCGCCCTAGTGTGGCGGCCAATGTGGGAACGCGATTGTTGCAATTGCACCTCTGCGTGATCTACCTGTTTGGCGGTCTGGCCAAGGCACGCGGCGAATTGTGGTGGGATGGAACCGCCATTTGGTTCGCAGTGGCCAACTACGAATACCAATCGATGAACATGACCTGGATCGGTAGGTACCCGCATGTTTTTTCGGCACTGACGCATCTGACGCTGTTTTGGGAAGTGTTTTATTGTGCGTTGGTGTGGCCGCGACTTAGCCGTCCCCTCGTCATTGCGATTGCGATCTTGGTGCATGGTGGGATTGCGACCGCGCTAGGGATGGCCACGTTTGGTTTGATGATGATCGCCGCGAATTGCATCTTCATTGAACCGAAATGGTTGCTGTTGCGATCCGCTTCTGAACCCTTGGCCGCGGCCGAGGGGACGAGTGCCCAGGAAGACTCGGTCACCGATACCCAGGTGGACGACGCCGATCTCCGGCAGCGAGAGGAAAAGCTTGCCGCGGACAAAGAGAAATTGAAGCAGCGTGTCGAAACGCTGAAGAAACGTGAACGCAAGGTTCGCCGCGCCGCGAAGAAACTTCGCGAGCAAGGTGCCGGCAATCACCAAGAACTGGCGGAGTTGGACGAACCGCTCGAGCTGGATTAG
- a CDS encoding undecaprenyl-phosphate glucose phosphotransferase, with amino-acid sequence MRLPILPHRHWWDFFQPCLDAAGVIASLATVKWIARGWVDDTTLAMGLIAVIVFLLTGHLTGLYRRSHAGSANMEMSSIAGAWSMTVLVLALLAFATRYGQEFARSVMLCWIILAPTVIGLGRMCLRIIQQGLLQRGIGTRRIAVAGLNELGVQMAENVQHDPSLGFQMVGFFDDRNEFRSADASSSQEFSLEGDLTEMVEKARQGEIDTIFITLPMRAEDRIRKLLEQLSDSTASVYIVPDFFVFELLHSRWTSMGGIPAVSVFENPLFGVDGVIKRLTDVAIATAALVVAAIPMLAIAIAIKLSSPGPVFFRQRRYGLDGREILVWKFRSMRTCDNGAVVKQATKGDPRVTRLGGILRRTSLDELPQLFNVIAGTMSLVGPRPHASAHNEQYRSRIRGYMLRHKVKPGITGLAQVNGCRGETDTIDKMERRIDWDHRYIRNWSLWLDIKILFKTLRVAWSQPEAY; translated from the coding sequence ATGCGGTTACCCATTCTTCCTCACCGCCATTGGTGGGATTTCTTTCAACCGTGTCTTGATGCTGCTGGCGTGATCGCATCGTTGGCGACCGTCAAATGGATCGCGCGTGGCTGGGTCGACGACACCACGTTGGCGATGGGTTTGATTGCCGTGATCGTGTTCTTGCTGACCGGCCACTTGACCGGGTTGTACCGCAGATCGCACGCGGGGTCGGCCAACATGGAAATGTCCAGCATCGCGGGCGCTTGGAGCATGACCGTCTTGGTGCTCGCGTTGTTAGCATTTGCCACTCGCTACGGTCAAGAGTTCGCTCGCTCGGTCATGCTTTGCTGGATCATCCTAGCCCCCACGGTGATCGGGTTGGGACGAATGTGTTTGCGAATCATCCAACAAGGCTTGTTGCAGCGAGGCATCGGCACCCGTCGCATCGCGGTCGCAGGACTGAACGAGTTGGGGGTGCAAATGGCCGAGAATGTCCAGCATGATCCCTCGTTGGGTTTTCAGATGGTTGGCTTTTTTGACGACCGAAACGAATTTCGATCCGCGGACGCTTCGTCGAGCCAAGAATTTTCGCTCGAAGGCGATTTGACGGAAATGGTCGAAAAAGCACGGCAAGGTGAAATTGACACGATCTTTATCACGTTACCGATGCGGGCCGAGGATCGCATCCGCAAACTGCTAGAACAACTCAGTGACTCGACGGCGTCCGTTTATATCGTTCCCGACTTTTTTGTTTTTGAACTGCTGCACTCTCGATGGACCAGCATGGGAGGCATTCCGGCGGTCAGCGTGTTCGAGAATCCGTTGTTTGGTGTCGATGGCGTGATCAAGCGATTGACGGATGTCGCGATCGCCACGGCAGCCTTGGTCGTCGCGGCGATCCCCATGTTGGCAATCGCAATCGCCATCAAGCTATCGTCCCCCGGCCCCGTCTTTTTTCGGCAACGACGCTACGGTTTGGATGGTCGAGAAATCTTGGTGTGGAAGTTTCGCTCGATGCGAACCTGTGACAACGGCGCAGTGGTGAAACAGGCGACCAAAGGGGACCCGCGGGTGACTCGGTTGGGAGGCATTCTGCGCCGCACCAGTCTGGACGAATTACCGCAACTGTTCAACGTGATCGCGGGGACGATGTCCTTGGTAGGGCCGCGACCTCATGCCTCGGCACACAACGAGCAATACCGCAGCCGAATTCGCGGCTACATGCTTCGCCACAAAGTCAAACCAGGAATCACTGGATTGGCCCAGGTCAACGGTTGTCGCGGCGAAACCGATACGATCGACAAGATGGAACGGCGGATCGATTGGGACCATCGCTACATCCGCAATTGGTCGCTGTGGTTGGACATCAAGATCTTGTTCAAAACGCTGCGAGTGGCTTGGAGCCAACCCGAAGCGTATTGA
- a CDS encoding exopolyphosphatase, with translation MAQLAPPSSIPIQSTPPRPVAVIDIGATSVRMAIAEIHADGEVRTLDTLVQPVDLGREAFDVRRFSRGTIEKVAGILKKYQRVLQEYGISAPHDLRVVATTAVREALNRLAFTDRVYIVTGMNVEPIDEAEVNRITYMGIMPQLRTHPDLADGRSVVVEVGGGNTELLVIRSGNVLHSQSYRLGSLRLLQLLDQANVSVARRRILLESHIRRILDMIVEEVHSDAMIHLVAFGGDMRFAAHQLLDGWDGTSLAQLSTDRLIEFTNEVLKLDEDAIVKRFGASFIEAETLGPALLAYSMLAQAFNQTHVYVCDTNLRDGLLRDMAIGGEWTAEFRNQIVRSAITLGRRFDFDETHARNVAELSRKLFEQLVAEHQLDQRHEVILHVAALLHEIGLMINVRSNHKHALYVIRNSGLFGLSKSELLQVGLVARYYRRASPQPAHEGYGSLEREDRVIVAKLAAILRLAIALDDTRSGRIREIECTREGRQLVINVPGVDDVSLEQIAMRQNSGLFRDVFGMQVLLRSGR, from the coding sequence ATGGCACAGCTGGCACCCCCCTCATCGATCCCGATTCAATCCACGCCTCCTCGTCCCGTTGCCGTGATTGATATTGGGGCAACCAGCGTTCGCATGGCGATTGCCGAGATCCATGCCGATGGCGAAGTCCGCACGCTCGACACACTGGTCCAACCGGTTGACCTGGGACGCGAAGCGTTTGACGTCCGGCGGTTCTCGCGAGGCACGATCGAAAAGGTCGCCGGGATCCTGAAAAAGTACCAGCGAGTGCTGCAAGAATACGGTATTTCCGCACCGCATGATTTGCGGGTCGTGGCCACCACGGCAGTCCGCGAAGCCCTGAACCGGCTTGCCTTCACCGACCGCGTCTACATCGTCACGGGGATGAACGTCGAGCCGATTGACGAAGCCGAGGTGAACCGCATCACCTACATGGGGATCATGCCCCAGCTCCGCACGCATCCCGATTTGGCCGACGGTCGTTCGGTGGTGGTCGAAGTCGGCGGCGGCAACACCGAATTGTTGGTGATCCGTAGCGGCAATGTGTTGCACAGCCAATCGTATCGCTTGGGATCGCTGCGGCTGTTGCAACTGCTTGACCAAGCCAATGTGTCGGTCGCGAGACGACGGATTTTACTAGAAAGTCACATCCGCCGAATCTTGGACATGATCGTCGAAGAGGTGCACTCCGATGCGATGATTCATTTGGTTGCCTTTGGTGGCGACATGCGTTTCGCCGCCCATCAATTGCTCGATGGTTGGGATGGCACCTCGCTTGCCCAATTGTCGACCGATCGGTTGATCGAATTTACTAACGAAGTGCTCAAGCTTGACGAAGACGCGATCGTCAAACGATTCGGGGCAAGCTTTATCGAGGCCGAAACGCTCGGCCCGGCACTGCTTGCCTATTCGATGTTGGCCCAAGCGTTCAATCAGACGCACGTCTACGTTTGTGACACCAATTTGCGTGACGGTTTGTTGCGTGACATGGCGATCGGCGGCGAGTGGACTGCCGAATTTCGCAATCAAATTGTCCGCTCAGCCATCACGCTCGGGCGGCGGTTCGATTTCGATGAAACGCACGCCCGAAATGTTGCCGAGTTGTCGCGGAAATTGTTTGAACAATTGGTTGCTGAACACCAATTGGATCAGCGACACGAAGTGATTCTGCACGTCGCGGCGCTGTTGCACGAGATTGGATTGATGATCAACGTTCGCAGCAACCACAAGCATGCTTTGTACGTCATCCGCAACAGCGGATTGTTTGGATTGTCCAAAAGCGAATTGCTGCAGGTCGGTTTGGTGGCTCGCTATTATCGCCGCGCCTCACCCCAACCGGCTCACGAAGGGTACGGATCGCTGGAACGCGAGGACCGTGTCATCGTGGCAAAGTTGGCGGCCATCCTTAGGCTTGCGATCGCACTGGACGATACCCGCAGCGGACGGATTCGCGAGATCGAATGCACTCGCGAAGGACGACAACTCGTCATCAATGTTCCCGGTGTCGATGACGTTTCGCTTGAACAAATTGCGATGCGACAAAACTCGGGGCTGTTCCGTGACGTGTTTGGGATGCAAGTGTTGCTGCGTAGCGGTCGTTAG
- the ilvD gene encoding dihydroxy-acid dehydratase, protein MNAPLNKYSQHITQPKSQGASQAMLYATGMTSEDMNKPQVGIGSVWYEGNSCNMHLLDLAAEVKKGVVDAGMVGMRFNTIGVSDGISMGTDGMSYSLQSRDLIADSIETIMGAQWYDALIALPGCDKNMPGCLIAMGRLNRPAIMVYGGTIKPGRFKDQNLDIVSAFQCYGQFIAGQINEEERKEIVRHSCPGAGACGGMYTANTMASAIEALGMSLPYSASIPAVDPEKKEECRHAGHAILELLKLDLKPRDIMTRTAFENAMVTVMALGGSTNAVLHLIAMARAVEVPLTIDDFQSVSDRIPFLADLKPSGKFVQEDLHSVGGTPAVMKYLLKEGLLDGSCMTVTGKTLAENLESLPDLKEGQTIVHSTKEPIKKTGHIRILRGSLSPDGAVAKITGKEGLQFSGPARVFDSEEDMLHALEEKKIQKGDVVVIRYEGPKGGPGMPEMLTPTSAIMGAGLGSDVALLTDGRFSGGSHGFIVGHITPEAQEGGPIALVQDGDTITIDAETNRLDVDVDEAELAKRRDAWTAPPLKATRGTLYKYIKNVKSASEGCVTDE, encoded by the coding sequence ATGAATGCTCCGCTAAACAAGTACAGCCAACACATCACCCAGCCCAAAAGCCAAGGCGCATCCCAAGCGATGCTCTACGCCACCGGGATGACTTCCGAAGACATGAACAAACCGCAAGTCGGTATCGGAAGCGTTTGGTATGAAGGCAACAGCTGTAACATGCACCTATTGGATTTGGCCGCCGAGGTCAAAAAGGGCGTCGTGGACGCCGGCATGGTCGGAATGCGGTTCAACACGATCGGCGTCAGCGACGGCATCTCGATGGGCACCGACGGCATGAGCTACTCGCTGCAAAGCCGCGATTTGATTGCCGATTCGATCGAGACGATCATGGGCGCTCAGTGGTACGACGCGCTGATCGCACTACCTGGATGTGACAAGAACATGCCAGGATGCTTGATCGCGATGGGACGATTGAACCGCCCTGCCATCATGGTCTATGGCGGAACGATCAAGCCGGGACGATTCAAGGACCAGAACTTGGATATTGTCAGCGCATTCCAGTGTTATGGCCAATTCATCGCCGGCCAAATCAACGAAGAGGAACGCAAAGAAATCGTCCGCCACAGTTGCCCAGGTGCAGGCGCTTGTGGCGGGATGTACACTGCCAACACGATGGCCTCGGCAATCGAAGCCTTGGGCATGTCGCTGCCGTATTCGGCCAGCATCCCGGCAGTCGATCCCGAGAAAAAAGAAGAATGCCGACACGCAGGCCATGCGATCCTAGAACTGCTGAAACTGGACCTGAAACCACGCGACATCATGACCCGCACTGCGTTTGAAAACGCGATGGTGACCGTGATGGCACTCGGTGGCAGCACCAATGCCGTGTTGCATCTGATCGCGATGGCGCGTGCGGTCGAAGTACCGCTGACGATCGACGACTTTCAAAGCGTCAGTGACCGCATCCCATTCCTCGCCGATTTGAAGCCGAGCGGCAAATTTGTGCAAGAAGACCTGCATTCGGTCGGTGGTACTCCTGCGGTGATGAAGTACCTGCTCAAAGAAGGCCTGCTCGACGGATCGTGCATGACCGTGACCGGCAAAACGCTGGCCGAGAACCTTGAGTCGCTGCCCGATTTGAAAGAAGGGCAAACGATCGTCCACTCCACCAAGGAACCGATCAAAAAGACCGGTCACATTCGCATCTTGCGTGGATCGCTGTCACCCGACGGCGCGGTGGCCAAGATCACGGGAAAAGAGGGATTGCAGTTCAGCGGCCCGGCACGCGTCTTTGACAGCGAAGAGGACATGCTGCATGCACTGGAGGAAAAGAAGATCCAAAAGGGTGATGTCGTTGTGATCCGCTACGAAGGTCCCAAGGGCGGCCCCGGCATGCCTGAGATGTTGACCCCGACCAGTGCCATCATGGGCGCGGGACTTGGATCGGATGTGGCACTGTTGACCGATGGCCGATTCAGCGGCGGCAGCCACGGATTTATCGTCGGCCATATTACGCCGGAAGCCCAAGAGGGTGGCCCGATCGCTCTGGTTCAAGATGGTGATACGATCACGATCGATGCGGA
- a CDS encoding DUF1080 domain-containing protein, which produces MMRFSWFLLAFAVFAPGVTLGNREALADDFQLKSMSLFDGDTLAGWEGNGYWFRIEDDAIVAGRLDEKIPHNEFLCTMERFADFELRLEAKLVSPNVSDGKGPDLGKKKPSLNAGVQFRTKRIPGDTEVSGYQADMGNMGERSIWGALYDESRRRKFLAEPAADLPQDLVKDNDWNSIRIRCEGPRIQIFINGVQTVDYTETDDTIARDGIIGLQIHSGPPAEAHYRNIRIRNLTAN; this is translated from the coding sequence ATGATGCGTTTTTCGTGGTTTTTGCTGGCGTTTGCGGTTTTTGCCCCTGGGGTCACGCTCGGCAACCGCGAGGCGTTGGCAGACGATTTTCAGCTCAAGTCGATGTCGCTGTTCGATGGGGATACCTTGGCAGGATGGGAAGGAAACGGTTACTGGTTCCGCATCGAGGACGACGCCATCGTGGCGGGGCGACTAGACGAGAAGATTCCGCACAACGAATTTTTGTGCACGATGGAACGTTTCGCTGATTTTGAACTGCGATTGGAAGCCAAATTGGTCTCGCCGAACGTCTCGGATGGGAAGGGGCCGGACCTTGGTAAGAAAAAGCCTTCGCTGAACGCCGGAGTCCAGTTTCGAACCAAACGCATCCCCGGCGATACCGAGGTTTCGGGCTACCAAGCGGATATGGGGAATATGGGCGAACGATCGATTTGGGGGGCGTTGTACGACGAGTCGCGTCGCCGGAAATTCCTGGCTGAACCCGCTGCGGATCTCCCCCAAGACCTCGTCAAAGACAACGATTGGAATTCGATTCGGATCCGCTGCGAAGGTCCGCGAATCCAGATTTTCATCAACGGCGTGCAAACGGTGGACTATACCGAAACCGACGACACGATTGCTCGCGACGGGATCATCGGGCTGCAAATCCACAGCGGTCCTCCGGCCGAAGCCCACTACCGCAACATCCGCATCCGCAACCTCACCGCAAATTAG